In Desulfosediminicola ganghwensis, a single window of DNA contains:
- the resB gene encoding cytochrome c biogenesis protein ResB yields the protein MKDKNSVWSFFASVKLALFTLSAISITAIIGTVIPQNQKFGLYAQQYGDTAAQVIKVLDLHDMYGSWWFLGLLGLLSANIIICSIDRFPTAWKQMTTDQSGIAIAKIEKMALSHRIPAREKLSPDEVKTVLKNEGWKLTTKTSDDGTVIAGQKGNWSRMGVYLVHTSMLVIFIGAMIGHFFGFKASVFLPETRVTDKVYAAGHRSPIDLGFELRCDFFTIDFYDNGMAKKYVSGLTVLEDGKAPFSTEIAVNTPLKHNGITFYQASYEGYKDFVFKLTDPADGTVHTFIAPFQEQVEWKDKDIVFGVVNAEAFRDHVTRIKIWFKEGNSEPVEFWVDDNGIQEVASVSGAPYSLQAKQMYATGLQVAKDPGVWLVYLGFFMMLAGLYFSFFTSHKRVWIVTGQGREVLVAGSANKNKEGFEKNFTTLTDKLTDKLA from the coding sequence ATGAAAGACAAAAATTCAGTCTGGAGCTTTTTTGCTTCGGTAAAACTCGCCCTTTTCACCCTCAGTGCCATATCTATTACAGCCATCATTGGAACTGTAATACCACAGAACCAGAAATTTGGTTTGTATGCGCAGCAATATGGTGACACTGCCGCCCAGGTCATCAAGGTTCTTGATCTTCATGATATGTATGGTTCATGGTGGTTTCTTGGTCTGCTGGGGTTATTGAGCGCCAATATTATCATCTGTTCTATCGATAGATTCCCTACTGCCTGGAAACAGATGACAACAGATCAGTCTGGCATCGCCATTGCCAAGATTGAAAAAATGGCCTTGAGCCATCGTATCCCCGCAAGAGAAAAGCTTTCACCTGATGAAGTGAAAACTGTCCTGAAAAATGAAGGGTGGAAACTCACCACCAAAACTTCCGATGATGGCACGGTTATAGCCGGACAAAAAGGGAACTGGTCAAGAATGGGTGTTTATCTCGTTCACACTTCAATGCTTGTCATCTTCATCGGCGCTATGATCGGTCACTTCTTCGGCTTTAAAGCCAGCGTATTTCTTCCTGAGACGAGAGTTACAGACAAAGTTTACGCTGCCGGCCACAGATCACCCATTGATCTCGGCTTTGAACTGCGATGCGATTTTTTCACTATCGACTTCTATGACAATGGGATGGCGAAAAAATATGTTTCCGGCCTCACAGTGCTGGAAGACGGCAAAGCCCCTTTTTCCACTGAGATCGCCGTAAATACGCCGCTTAAACATAATGGCATCACCTTCTACCAGGCAAGTTACGAAGGTTATAAGGATTTCGTATTCAAACTCACTGATCCCGCGGACGGGACTGTGCATACCTTCATTGCACCGTTCCAGGAGCAGGTTGAATGGAAAGATAAAGACATAGTATTTGGTGTTGTAAATGCCGAAGCCTTTCGAGACCACGTAACACGCATCAAAATCTGGTTCAAAGAAGGCAACTCCGAACCTGTCGAATTCTGGGTTGATGATAATGGCATTCAGGAAGTCGCTTCAGTATCTGGAGCACCCTATAGCCTCCAGGCAAAGCAGATGTACGCCACCGGGCTTCAAGTCGCCAAAGACCCGGGCGTCTGGCTGGTGTATCTCGGATTTTTCATGATGCTGGCAGGGTTGTACTTTTCATTCTTCACGTCACATAAACGAGTCTGGATTGTTACCGGACAGGGACGCGAAGTATTGGTTGCCGGCTCAGCGAACAAGAACAAAGAAGGTTTTGAAAAAAATTTCACAACGCTCACTGATAAGCTCACAGATAAACTCGCATAA
- the ccsB gene encoding c-type cytochrome biogenesis protein CcsB has translation MDSSQLIGITTFTYLFSSLLYVGILVFKAERQVGKAATFFTLAALIIQTIGIGLRWYESYELGIGRAPLTNMYESVVFFAWAIVAFYLFLEWKIKTRVIGAFAIPFAFLAMAYASFSSVNKAITPLLPALQSNWLIAHVVTCFIGYAAFAVAAGLSLMYLVKSTVGDNIRPGSVLDSIPTLKVIDDITYKSMIFGFIWLTAGIITGAIWANSAWGTYWSWDPKETWSLITWFVYAVTLHVRYTRGWSGKRIAWLSLLGFISVLFTYYGVNFLLSGLHSYGSN, from the coding sequence ATGGACAGTTCACAATTAATTGGTATCACAACCTTCACCTACCTGTTTTCAAGTCTTCTTTACGTCGGTATTCTGGTCTTTAAAGCCGAGCGTCAGGTTGGTAAAGCTGCGACATTTTTCACCCTTGCCGCCCTTATCATCCAAACCATCGGTATAGGCTTGAGGTGGTATGAATCGTACGAATTGGGAATTGGGCGAGCCCCATTGACCAACATGTATGAATCTGTAGTCTTTTTTGCCTGGGCAATCGTCGCCTTCTACCTTTTTCTTGAATGGAAAATTAAAACCAGGGTAATTGGAGCCTTTGCAATACCATTTGCTTTTCTCGCAATGGCGTACGCCTCTTTTTCTTCAGTTAACAAGGCTATCACGCCACTACTCCCGGCTTTGCAGTCAAACTGGCTTATTGCGCATGTTGTTACCTGCTTTATCGGTTATGCCGCTTTTGCCGTTGCCGCAGGGCTAAGCCTGATGTACCTGGTCAAAAGTACAGTCGGCGACAATATTCGTCCCGGATCAGTGCTTGACTCTATTCCGACGCTCAAGGTGATAGACGACATCACCTATAAAAGCATGATATTTGGTTTTATCTGGCTGACTGCAGGGATCATTACCGGTGCAATCTGGGCTAATTCCGCCTGGGGTACCTACTGGAGTTGGGATCCTAAAGAGACCTGGTCATTAATAACCTGGTTTGTTTATGCTGTTACCCTTCACGTCCGCTATACCCGTGGCTGGAGCGGCAAAAGAATTGCCTGGTTATCGCTGCTTGGTTTCATCTCTGTTCTCTTTACCTATTATGGTGTAAACTTCTTATTGTCAGGCTTACATAGTTATGGCTCAAACTAA
- a CDS encoding cytochrome c3 family protein, with product MVKKVLVAIATSALIFCGIATLNAADMGPAEITIENPDAKKPKPAYFPHKAHQDAGLACAECHHGMGDDGAQVAYEEGQAIQKCAECHNSDVLAGKTKGKDKLDTLKGAFHANCLACHKEVAEKDEAKKDLKKCSTCHKK from the coding sequence ATGGTTAAAAAGGTACTCGTAGCTATAGCTACTTCGGCACTCATCTTCTGCGGTATTGCCACATTAAATGCTGCTGACATGGGGCCGGCCGAAATTACTATCGAGAACCCTGACGCGAAAAAGCCAAAGCCAGCTTATTTCCCACACAAGGCTCATCAGGATGCTGGCCTTGCCTGTGCTGAATGCCATCACGGAATGGGTGATGATGGTGCGCAGGTTGCCTACGAGGAGGGGCAGGCTATCCAGAAATGTGCTGAATGCCATAATTCTGACGTTCTCGCAGGGAAGACTAAGGGCAAAGATAAACTTGACACTCTCAAAGGCGCTTTCCACGCAAACTGCCTTGCCTGTCACAAGGAAGTTGCCGAAAAAGATGAGGCCAAAAAAGATCTCAAGAAGTGCTCTACCTGCCACAAAAAGTAA
- the glyS gene encoding glycine--tRNA ligase subunit beta, with translation MRDLLYEIGTEELPASFVQPALKQMQEKFEKKAEELKIQHGAIIVKGTPRRLALIVEGIADKQEDIREELLGPSVKAGKDSEGKFTKAAEGFARSRGGSVDDLKEVDTAKGPYLMLVREIVGRETRELLPEMLKDILIELSFAKSMRWGANRHAFARPIQWLIAVLGDDILDFEHEGITTSNVTRGHRFLANSEFTVQNSGVYEEILDSNHVVADIARRREMVVEEINKAVAESGLLQDAKVAVDEDLVDLVNNLVEKPFGVCGNFDEKFLKLPEEVLITSMREHQKYFPVVNSEGKLLPGFVAVNNTKVKDQDVTRKGHQRVLRARLEDALFFFNGDCAGSMEEKRKRLDGIIFQAKLGTMLDKSERLVKLSRILAEKISPEKADLASRAAHLCKADLISDMVGEFPSLQGVMGYAYARNENEAEEVAVAIKEHYMPKRSGAELPASEVGAIVALADRFDTLAGCFGIGQKVTGTADPFGLRRLSLAVLAILIDGRWDISIKEIVTKALALYGDKVDGSSVTVETVLSFIRGRFANDCVAKGIDAGVVEAVTSVSFDNVTDALTRIEALRTIRDEEAFTVLAASYKRIRNIIKQNENIELDEALFTESAEKVLYASYQEVKAEMADLLGKGDYVAGLQAMLKLKQPVDSFFDEVMVMAEDEAVRTNRLNLLTAIGELILQVGDISKIQE, from the coding sequence ATGCGTGATCTACTTTACGAGATTGGAACAGAGGAACTGCCCGCATCTTTTGTGCAACCTGCATTAAAACAGATGCAGGAGAAGTTTGAAAAGAAAGCTGAAGAGTTGAAAATTCAGCATGGGGCAATCATCGTAAAAGGTACGCCACGACGCCTTGCTTTGATTGTAGAAGGCATAGCGGACAAGCAGGAAGATATTCGAGAAGAGTTGCTGGGACCATCAGTGAAGGCCGGTAAGGATTCTGAAGGTAAATTCACTAAGGCTGCCGAAGGATTTGCCCGATCCAGGGGTGGTAGTGTTGATGATCTGAAAGAAGTGGATACTGCCAAAGGGCCCTATCTGATGCTGGTCCGCGAGATTGTAGGCAGGGAGACTCGAGAGCTTTTACCTGAAATGCTCAAGGATATCCTGATTGAACTGTCGTTCGCCAAATCCATGCGTTGGGGAGCAAACAGGCATGCCTTTGCTCGTCCTATCCAGTGGCTGATAGCGGTTCTAGGTGATGATATTCTCGATTTCGAACATGAAGGGATTACCACCTCAAACGTTACCCGTGGACACCGTTTCCTGGCCAATAGCGAATTCACTGTACAAAACAGTGGCGTGTATGAAGAGATTCTCGACAGCAATCATGTTGTCGCAGATATTGCCAGGCGTCGCGAAATGGTTGTAGAAGAGATCAATAAGGCTGTTGCCGAGTCCGGTCTTCTGCAGGATGCCAAGGTGGCAGTAGATGAAGATCTTGTTGATCTGGTTAACAACCTCGTCGAGAAGCCTTTTGGCGTTTGTGGAAATTTTGATGAAAAGTTTCTCAAACTCCCGGAAGAAGTCCTGATAACCTCAATGCGTGAGCACCAGAAGTACTTTCCTGTGGTTAACAGTGAAGGGAAATTGCTGCCTGGTTTCGTGGCAGTAAATAACACAAAAGTTAAAGATCAGGATGTAACCAGAAAAGGTCATCAGCGTGTATTACGGGCAAGGCTTGAAGATGCACTTTTTTTCTTTAATGGTGACTGTGCAGGCAGCATGGAGGAAAAGAGAAAGCGTCTGGATGGCATTATTTTCCAGGCAAAGCTGGGCACAATGCTCGATAAGAGTGAGCGACTGGTTAAACTATCCAGAATTCTTGCAGAAAAAATTTCTCCCGAAAAAGCCGATCTGGCCAGCAGGGCCGCACATCTGTGTAAAGCTGATCTCATTTCTGACATGGTTGGCGAGTTCCCTTCCTTACAGGGTGTGATGGGATATGCTTACGCCAGGAATGAAAACGAAGCGGAAGAGGTGGCAGTAGCTATCAAAGAACACTACATGCCTAAACGCTCCGGTGCTGAATTGCCAGCAAGCGAAGTTGGAGCGATCGTCGCCCTGGCTGACAGGTTTGATACTTTGGCTGGATGCTTTGGTATCGGTCAGAAAGTAACCGGTACCGCGGACCCATTTGGATTGAGGAGACTCTCCCTTGCGGTGCTCGCAATTTTAATTGATGGCCGATGGGATATATCGATCAAGGAAATTGTCACTAAGGCGTTAGCGCTTTATGGCGATAAAGTCGATGGCAGCAGTGTAACTGTTGAAACAGTACTTTCCTTTATCAGAGGAAGATTCGCCAATGACTGTGTAGCCAAGGGGATTGATGCAGGGGTGGTAGAGGCCGTAACCTCTGTTTCCTTTGACAATGTTACTGACGCCCTTACCAGAATCGAGGCTCTTAGAACTATTCGTGATGAAGAAGCATTTACTGTGCTCGCAGCATCGTACAAGCGAATCAGAAATATTATCAAGCAGAATGAGAACATCGAATTGGATGAGGCTCTTTTTACCGAGAGCGCAGAAAAGGTACTCTATGCCTCATACCAGGAAGTAAAAGCTGAGATGGCAGATCTGCTTGGGAAAGGTGACTATGTTGCAGGTCTCCAGGCTATGCTGAAACTCAAGCAACCGGTTGACAGCTTTTTCGATGAGGTCATGGTTATGGCAGAAGATGAAGCGGTACGTACCAATCGGCTTAACCTGCTTACCGCTATTGGCGAACTTATTCTGCAGGTTGGAGATATTTCCAAGATCCAGGAATAA
- a CDS encoding GTP cyclohydrolase I FolE2, with amino-acid sequence MKDIQSQVDHRRINIKKVGVKTVSYPVTVLDKAKSHQQTIATVNMYVNLPHCFKGTHMSRFVEILNQYHGAIDLRNFHQILEEMKHRLEAQASHMEIEFPFFLTNGKSKESLNTRKYQCMMCGSFDQEQELEFRITVPIALPMSKEYVQNSLPRSTGNWGNAEIAVRFNTFMWIEDLINEIESCIAREIEAVAEASQNILSVEAVTRGIGTCLNTLKGIKSYAVRVENLSDDYSTFAMLES; translated from the coding sequence ATGAAAGATATTCAAAGCCAGGTTGATCATCGACGGATAAATATAAAAAAGGTCGGTGTTAAGACAGTTTCCTACCCTGTTACAGTTCTCGATAAGGCCAAAAGCCATCAGCAAACAATAGCGACAGTAAACATGTACGTGAACCTGCCGCATTGTTTCAAAGGTACGCACATGAGCAGGTTTGTCGAGATACTCAATCAATACCACGGGGCTATTGATCTTCGTAACTTTCATCAGATTTTGGAAGAGATGAAACATCGCCTGGAAGCCCAGGCATCACATATGGAGATTGAGTTCCCGTTTTTTTTGACAAACGGTAAATCAAAAGAATCACTCAATACCAGGAAGTATCAGTGTATGATGTGCGGTTCCTTTGATCAGGAGCAGGAACTTGAATTTCGAATTACAGTCCCCATAGCTTTGCCGATGAGCAAGGAGTACGTTCAAAATTCATTGCCAAGGTCGACCGGGAATTGGGGGAACGCCGAGATTGCCGTTCGATTCAATACTTTTATGTGGATCGAGGATCTTATCAACGAGATTGAGAGTTGTATAGCTCGAGAAATCGAGGCAGTTGCCGAGGCGAGCCAGAATATTTTATCAGTAGAAGCGGTTACCCGTGGAATTGGTACTTGCCTGAACACGCTCAAAGGGATAAAAAGTTATGCTGTACGAGTAGAAAACCTTTCTGATGACTACTCAACCTTTGCCATGCTTGAGTCCTGA
- a CDS encoding response regulator has protein sequence MKKILLVDDEESIQLLYHEEFEEEGYRVISAMNGEEALEKFNNDPPDLVILDIQMPGMNGIEVLRQMKMINEDIPVILSSAYHEYKQDLSSWASDEYVVKSADLDELKKAVRKFIG, from the coding sequence GTGAAAAAGATACTGCTAGTAGATGATGAAGAAAGTATACAACTGCTGTATCATGAGGAATTCGAAGAAGAAGGTTACCGGGTTATTTCAGCAATGAATGGCGAGGAGGCGTTGGAAAAATTCAATAACGACCCCCCTGATCTGGTAATTCTCGATATTCAGATGCCAGGAATGAATGGAATTGAAGTGCTTAGGCAGATGAAAATGATAAATGAGGATATTCCTGTAATTTTGAGTTCAGCCTATCATGAGTATAAGCAGGATCTGAGCAGTTGGGCATCGGATGAATATGTGGTTAAATCTGCTGATCTTGACGAGCTGAAAAAGGCTGTACGAAAATTCATAGGATAA